The following proteins come from a genomic window of Salvia hispanica cultivar TCC Black 2014 chromosome 4, UniMelb_Shisp_WGS_1.0, whole genome shotgun sequence:
- the LOC125217688 gene encoding uncharacterized protein At4g26485-like, translating into MGNFHSRFLGPRTPDEEEGGNVGYPNSENEYKSNEESMLVSFTSIYKATKAILQKLVVSTEAAEPSLPIQNPSPHQPLLAPSPQIFSRGDSSGLISEEEAQHDDNVGRCQIYEIDRDHVVSMPEIRCSKVEINPSTEAKQKVKRSNAEKKIKHYSSRHKILLVGEGDFSFSACLALAFGSAANIIATSLDSQAFLKEHYGNAMSNIEELRRRAGKVMHGIDATKMASHELLGQLKFDRIVYNFPHAGFFGKSMPKESQLSRHRKLVSKFLMNAKNMISENGEIHVTHKTNGFHANFKVESIASSHGLKLIQAVKFKCGDYPGYNTKYGFGGDGNFDCNPSKTFKFGLKSVSL; encoded by the exons ATGGGAAATTTCCATAGCAGATTCTTGGGCCCTAGAACCCcagatgaagaagaaggtggAAATGTGGGTTATCCAAATTCGGAGAATGAATACAAATCAAATGAAGAATCAATGCTGGTTTCGTTTACTTCAATCTACAAAGCAACAAAGGCCATACTGCAGAAGCTTGTAGTCTCTACAGAAGCAGCAGAACCATCACTCCCCATTCAAAATCCATCACCCCATCAGCCGCTTTTAGCCCCATCACCTCAAATTTTCAGTCGCGGCGATTCGTCTGGTTTGATCAGTGAAGAAGAAGCTCAGCACGACGACAACGTTGGTCGCTGTCAAATATATGAGATAGATCGTGATCATGTTGTCTCTATGCCTGAGATCAGGTGCTCGAAGGTGGAAATAAACCCATCTACAGAGGCCAAGCAGAAGGTAAAGAGGAGTAACGCTGAGAAGAAGATAAAGCATTACAGCAGCCGGCACAAGATACTGTTGGTCGGAGAAGGAGACTTCTCCTTCTCCGCTTGTCTCGCCTTGGCTTTTGGCTCTGCCGCCAACATCATAGCCACATCCCTCGATTCTCAAG CATTTTTGAAGGAGCATTATGGGAATGCTATGTCCAACATCGAAGAATTAAGGAGGAGAGCGGGCAAGGTGATGCATGGGATCGATGCCACAAAAATGGCGAGCCATGAACTGCTCGGACAACTTAAATTTGATCGCATTGTATACAACTTTCCACATGCTGGATTTTTCGGCAAGAGCATGCCAAAAGAATCCCAGCTTAG TCGTCACAGGAAACTGGTGAGCAAGTTTCTGATGAACGCGAAGAATATGATAAGTGAAAATGGTGAGATTCACGTTACGCATAAGACCAATGGTTTCCACGCCAACTTTAAGGTGGAGAGCATTGCCTCATCGCACGGGCTAAAACTTATCCAGGCCGTGAAATTTAAATGTGGTGATTATCCGGGATACAACACCAAGTACGGTTTTGGGGGTGATGGCAACTTCGATTGCAACCCTAGCAAAACCTTCAAATTTGGCCTTAAATCAGTGTCGCTTTGA